CGGGAGGTGCTGCCCATGGACGACCGACTCGCCGAGCGCATCCGCCTGTTCCGCGCGGGCGGCCGGGTCCGGCCCGAGGTGGCCGACTTCGTCACCGCCGAACTGCGGGCCCTCGCCGACGAGGGCCGCGCCGTCACGGAGACGACCGCCGGAGTGCTGACGAGCCATCTGATGCTGGCGCTCACCCGGCTCCTGGACGGCGAACCGATCACCGACGACCCCGCCGACGCGCTGCTGACGGCGGAGCTGGGCGGCCGTCCGGACGCCCTGGAACGCGCCCGCGCGGTGGCCCGCCGCGCCGAACGCGCGCTGGGGGCGGCCCTGCCCGAGTCCGAGGTCCGTTTCCTCGGGATGCACCTGGCCGTCCTCACCGCACAGCCCGCGCCCTGAGCCCTCGTACCGGTCCGATCCGTACCCAGCGCTGAGCCGGCGGCACCGCCGCCAGGACGGAGCCCTCATGAACATCCTCACCGGCGGTCTCGGCAGGACGGAGACCGCCGACGCGCTGCGCGCCCTCGCCCTCGACGGCGTCGAGATCACCGTTTCGAACGATCTGGAGGCGGCGCGGCGGCTCACCACCGGCGGGGCCGACTACTACCTCGGAACGTGCCACACCGGCGCCGGGGCCTCGCTCGGGGTGCTCGTCGGCCTGCTGGGCCAGGGGACCTGTCACACCTTCGGCCGCTCGGTCCCCACGGAGACCGAGGTCGGCGCCCTGCTCGCGGACGGCAAACGGGTCTTCGGCTTCTCCCTGGACCGGATCGACGCCGTCGCGCCCGCCATCGGACGCGCCATCGCCGCCGCCCGCGCCTGAGCACGGCGCGCCCGGCCCGAGCACAGCGCGCCCCCGCGTCGTGGCACAGCGCGCCGCGCGAGCCCCGGTACACACCGCGGGCCAGGACCCGACCTGCCCACCGCGCCCGGCAACCGGAGTGGAGTGACCCGTGCACCTCCCCATCGCCGCCGCCCCCGTCCCCGCGCCGCCGCCCGCCGGGCTCGACTTCACCGCGTTCCAGCAGGGGACGGTGATCGGCCTCTGCGCGCTGACCGCGCTCGTCTCCCATCTGGCCTTCGCCGTCTTCAACGACGGCGTCCGCCCCTTCCTGCTGGACTTCGTCCACGGCCGGACCACCCGCAACGCCACCGCCGCCGTCGCCTTCGGCCTCTCCGCGGGCTTCGTCTTCGGCCTCGGGGCGCCGATGGCG
The nucleotide sequence above comes from Streptomyces clavuligerus. Encoded proteins:
- a CDS encoding PRD domain-containing protein, which codes for MDDRLAERIRLFRAGGRVRPEVADFVTAELRALADEGRAVTETTAGVLTSHLMLALTRLLDGEPITDDPADALLTAELGGRPDALERARAVARRAERALGAALPESEVRFLGMHLAVLTAQPAP
- a CDS encoding DUF2620 domain-containing protein, whose translation is MNILTGGLGRTETADALRALALDGVEITVSNDLEAARRLTTGGADYYLGTCHTGAGASLGVLVGLLGQGTCHTFGRSVPTETEVGALLADGKRVFGFSLDRIDAVAPAIGRAIAAARA